Proteins found in one Lawsonibacter asaccharolyticus genomic segment:
- a CDS encoding ATP-dependent DNA helicase RecG, whose amino-acid sequence MIPLSKIQVSPVKEKQFEKKHITCVEELATFFPRKYQDFRTKKKIKDLMDGDVCRIDGVVTHIYDNAKFSLQLDDGSGYIYITWFGGCFFKDSFERGALWTFCGKISFYNGQPQMVQPVMVCQGENKLAHIHPCYSKITGMSDKYLSEKIRASLSVMAATASWTEKDAVAKAMGLMERVAAYQEMHQPSSEDSWKKASRRMNFEQIYDFYEALFKRRQNKAFVRAKPMFKREVMDAFIKSLPFDLTVDQSKAVESIYNGMNQEMPLNALVSGDVGCGKTAVALIAALCARENGGQTIIMAPTLVLAKQHYDEMSKLAGSDGIALLTSEAKGKARKKILAGLADGSISILIGTHAVLSPELQFRNLALSIVDEEHRFGAAQKALLSEFDKTGAHHLSMTATPIPRSYASSVYGDCLDIITIQTMPKGRKTVITTVDHKRPDVYQKLLEQVKLGHQAYIVCPFIEDSESERFKDVLSVKTVVDEVQQFLHDNAPMYKADSISGDMKQKDVLAVIDQFARNEIQILVSTTIVEVGVNVPNATAIAVMNADRFGLAALHQLRGRVGRKGDQGYCCLVSDTSNEKLAAMTMFPSGFKIAEVDLQLRGPGDILGSEQTGDSKVVDMILRYPKLAAAIRNYFQTKE is encoded by the coding sequence ATGATCCCACTGAGCAAGATACAGGTTTCTCCCGTAAAAGAGAAACAATTTGAAAAGAAGCACATTACCTGTGTGGAAGAGTTGGCAACCTTCTTTCCCCGTAAGTACCAGGACTTCCGCACCAAGAAGAAGATCAAGGATCTGATGGACGGAGATGTCTGTCGAATCGACGGCGTCGTTACCCATATCTATGACAATGCTAAGTTCTCCCTCCAGCTGGACGACGGCAGTGGCTATATCTACATTACCTGGTTTGGCGGCTGTTTCTTCAAGGACTCCTTCGAGCGAGGCGCACTATGGACCTTCTGTGGTAAAATCAGCTTCTACAATGGTCAGCCGCAGATGGTGCAGCCGGTCATGGTCTGCCAAGGCGAGAATAAGCTGGCTCACATCCATCCCTGCTACTCCAAGATCACCGGCATGTCCGATAAGTACCTGTCTGAGAAGATCAGAGCCAGTCTCTCTGTGATGGCTGCAACCGCAAGTTGGACCGAGAAGGACGCCGTGGCCAAGGCCATGGGGCTGATGGAGCGGGTCGCCGCCTACCAGGAGATGCACCAGCCATCCAGCGAGGACTCCTGGAAAAAGGCCAGCCGCCGAATGAACTTCGAGCAGATATACGACTTCTACGAGGCCCTGTTCAAGCGTCGCCAGAATAAGGCGTTTGTCCGGGCCAAGCCAATGTTTAAGCGGGAGGTCATGGACGCTTTCATCAAGAGCCTTCCCTTCGATCTGACCGTGGACCAGAGTAAGGCCGTGGAGTCCATCTACAACGGCATGAACCAGGAGATGCCCCTGAATGCCCTGGTTTCCGGCGATGTCGGCTGCGGCAAGACGGCCGTCGCCCTCATTGCGGCCCTCTGCGCCCGGGAGAATGGCGGTCAGACGATTATCATGGCTCCCACCCTGGTGCTGGCCAAGCAGCACTACGATGAGATGTCCAAACTGGCTGGGTCTGATGGTATCGCCTTGCTGACCAGCGAGGCTAAGGGCAAAGCCCGGAAGAAGATCCTAGCAGGGCTGGCGGACGGCAGTATCAGCATTCTCATTGGTACTCACGCTGTCCTCTCTCCGGAGCTCCAGTTCCGGAACCTGGCCCTGTCCATCGTGGACGAGGAACACCGGTTTGGCGCCGCCCAGAAGGCACTGCTGTCCGAGTTCGACAAGACGGGCGCACACCATCTCTCCATGACCGCTACCCCCATCCCCCGTAGCTACGCCTCCTCCGTCTATGGCGACTGCCTGGATATTATCACCATCCAGACGATGCCAAAAGGCCGCAAGACAGTCATTACTACCGTGGACCATAAGCGGCCGGATGTCTATCAGAAACTGCTGGAGCAGGTGAAGCTGGGACATCAGGCGTATATCGTCTGTCCCTTCATTGAGGACTCCGAGAGTGAGCGGTTCAAGGATGTCCTGTCTGTTAAAACAGTCGTGGATGAGGTCCAGCAGTTCCTTCATGATAATGCCCCCATGTATAAGGCTGACAGCATCAGCGGCGATATGAAGCAGAAGGATGTACTGGCCGTCATTGATCAGTTTGCCCGCAATGAGATCCAAATCCTGGTCTCCACCACCATTGTGGAGGTTGGCGTCAATGTTCCCAATGCCACCGCCATCGCTGTGATGAACGCCGACCGGTTTGGATTGGCGGCTCTACACCAGCTCCGTGGCCGCGTGGGCCGCAAGGGCGACCAAGGCTACTGCTGCCTGGTCAGCGATACCTCCAATGAGAAGCTGGCGGCCATGACCATGTTCCCTAGCGGCTTTAAGATTGCCGAGGTGGACCTGCAGTTGCGGGGTCCCGGCGATATTCTGGGCAGCGAGCAGACGGGAGACTCCAAGGTCGTGGATATGATCCTCCGCTACCCGAAGTTGGCGGCGGCCATCCGCAACTATTTTCAAACAAAGGAGTGA
- a CDS encoding integrase catalytic region, whose product MADKIEKIHSESPDKGYRRLNDDLRHDHGIYVNDKRVLRICRAKDIRSTVKYNNRGCTRRAKNPQYLAENLLNRQFYAEKPNEKWLTDVTEFKWYDGMEVHKLYLSAILDLCDRRIVSYVLSERNDNPLVYKTFDKAVKANPDAHPLFHSDRGFQYTGRAFHHKLVQAGMTQSMSRVAHCIDNGPMEGFWGILKRERYYGKRFTSKQELVQMIECYIRYYNTRRVQRNLGVLTPIEKHKLCLAA is encoded by the coding sequence TTGGCCGACAAGATTGAGAAAATCCATTCAGAAAGTCCAGATAAAGGTTACCGGAGATTGAATGACGATCTGCGTCATGACCATGGTATCTATGTCAATGACAAGAGGGTGCTACGCATCTGCCGAGCCAAAGATATAAGATCCACTGTGAAGTACAATAACCGCGGCTGCACAAGGCGGGCAAAGAACCCTCAGTATCTTGCTGAAAATCTGCTGAATCGCCAATTCTATGCGGAGAAGCCGAATGAGAAATGGCTTACTGATGTGACAGAGTTCAAATGGTATGATGGCATGGAAGTACATAAACTCTATCTAAGTGCCATTCTGGATCTTTGTGACCGGCGCATCGTATCCTATGTGCTCAGTGAGCGCAATGATAATCCACTCGTTTACAAAACCTTTGACAAAGCTGTTAAGGCGAATCCAGATGCCCACCCGCTGTTCCACAGCGATAGAGGTTTCCAATACACAGGCAGAGCCTTCCACCACAAACTCGTACAGGCTGGAATGACTCAGAGTATGTCCCGTGTGGCTCACTGCATTGACAATGGACCTATGGAAGGATTCTGGGGCATTTTGAAACGGGAACGCTATTACGGCAAGCGTTTCACCAGCAAACAGGAACTCGTGCAAATGATTGAGTGCTACATCCGTTATTACAACACCAGAAGAGTCCAGCGTAACTTGGGTGTACTGACGCCGATAGAAAAACACAAGTTGTGCCTTGCTGCATAA